The genomic region TATATGAAAATCTTTTTAATAGGACACCAGATCCAGGTGGACTGCAATATTGGGAGAATGTATATAATACCTATCATATGAGCGCAGGTCAGCTTGCCTACGACATATTAGGCGGTGCTCAGGGCACTGATACCCAGGTCTTATATGACAAGCTGGAAGCTGCCAATGTCTTTACCAGCGCAATGGGTTTAAATTATACCTCTTTAGATTTGCCTCCTGCTCATAATTTTCTAAACGGCATAGGGCTTAATACAGACTTAACTCCTATTACCCAAACTTATGTAAACAATTACGTAAACGAATATTTCAATACTACATATACTCTAACTACAAATGTTGATACA from Thermodesulfobium sp. 4217-1 harbors:
- a CDS encoding DUF4214 domain-containing protein encodes the protein MINNQMLLNEIQDLYIAFYDRAADQGGLNYWAGVVQSDFGGNIGSILNFFVDQPEANSLYGTITSTNVGSVISQIYENLFNRTPDPGGLQYWENVYNTYHMSAGQLAYDILGGAQGTDTQVLYDKLEAANVFTSAMGLNYTSLDLPPAHNFLNGIGLNTDLTPITQTYVNNYVNEYFNTTYTLTTNVDT